The following proteins are co-located in the Acidimicrobiales bacterium genome:
- a CDS encoding glycosyltransferase has translation MNSEADVSGAPLIAVATCTFRRPEGLRRLYEGLAAMDLPSDVSLALITIDNAGDVELPNFEGDWPSVIEVEHERGIPFARNRAVSVAARLGADALVFFDDDEVPRPDCLVRLVETWRTTGASVVQGSSVPRFDVAPPAWVEAGAFFERNLPTDGQPIQAFHARTSNVLIDMNVFSVADPPFDTRLRLTGGSDSYLFRVAAEAGCRFVAAGSALVDETVPASRVSARWLVKRHYRVGWGRSYYLRSRSRDPLKFMKRLAAGLLGVAVAPKRAWQSRQDPRLAAVQAARQAAYSVGLIVGMLGRKPAEYKDLHGA, from the coding sequence TTGAACAGCGAGGCCGACGTATCCGGGGCACCGCTGATCGCGGTCGCCACCTGCACCTTCAGAAGACCTGAAGGGCTGAGGCGCCTGTACGAGGGTCTCGCCGCCATGGACCTCCCCAGCGACGTGTCGCTCGCGCTGATCACCATCGACAATGCCGGAGATGTCGAGTTGCCGAACTTCGAAGGTGACTGGCCATCGGTGATCGAGGTCGAGCACGAGCGGGGCATTCCCTTTGCCCGCAATCGAGCCGTATCGGTGGCGGCCAGGCTCGGAGCCGACGCACTCGTGTTCTTCGACGACGACGAGGTACCCAGACCGGACTGCTTGGTGCGCCTTGTCGAGACCTGGCGCACGACCGGCGCTTCGGTGGTGCAGGGGTCCTCGGTGCCGCGCTTCGATGTGGCGCCGCCCGCTTGGGTCGAGGCAGGGGCCTTCTTCGAGCGAAACCTCCCGACGGATGGCCAGCCGATCCAGGCATTCCACGCCCGAACCAGCAATGTCTTGATCGACATGAATGTGTTCTCGGTCGCAGATCCTCCGTTCGACACTCGTCTTCGTCTCACCGGAGGCTCCGACTCGTATCTCTTTCGCGTCGCAGCCGAGGCCGGCTGCCGGTTCGTGGCCGCGGGCTCGGCGCTGGTCGATGAGACAGTCCCCGCCAGCCGGGTCAGCGCTCGATGGCTTGTGAAGCGCCACTACCGAGTTGGTTGGGGTCGCAGCTACTACCTGCGTTCTAGGTCGCGAGACCCGCTCAAGTTCATGAAACGACTTGCGGCCGGTTTGCTGGGGGTTGCGGTGGCGCCCAAGAGGGCTTGGCAGAGTCGCCAAGACCCCAGACTCGCTGCCGTCCAAGCCGCGCGCCAGGCCGCCTATAGCGTTGGGCTGATAGTCGGGATGCTCGGCCGCAAACCCGCCGAATACAAAGATCTGCACGGGGCATGA
- a CDS encoding lipopolysaccharide biosynthesis protein — MTKATGKHAPATVSVRDSSRWVVVSQVVKQVSQVATLYVLARLIAPAEFGVLVLATFVTRFVDMVIGDLGTASAIIQRQDLGEDEYSTIFWFNAAVGMVLTVLGVIAAPFMGPVFGSDRSAEVFQVAVLAFTIAGFGMVPQALLRKGLRFNQLVKVDLVVVVVTTTVALAGAAAGWGVWALVISNLAGGIANTAGVWGTSGFRPRRVYRVEHLRTVRSYSANLSLFRFVSFFSMFGDRFLVGRVLGERAAGLYTQPNRLNQVPLEVTAVMYRRVLFPSLSKMQDDLARMRKSYLRTVGAVVTAGAPVYVAMIVLAEPLVLALLDEKWTDAIPLVPIISGVGLMQLVSNSTSIVLQAKGRADLLLKREFVVFAVLGTGYGIGLTRGVEGVAWGYMIAVGFLLLPTLELSLRQIEQSMVGFWVNLWRQLAAIGCQFVVTWYVADQIADGAHWTKLIVATGAGVLSYLLVLVVSRDRHLGELLSMGAPALGRWYSSKIVKEDRI, encoded by the coding sequence ATGACCAAGGCGACAGGCAAGCACGCTCCTGCCACCGTATCCGTCCGCGACAGCAGCCGCTGGGTGGTCGTGAGCCAGGTCGTCAAACAGGTCAGCCAGGTCGCAACCCTCTACGTCCTCGCTCGTCTAATCGCCCCGGCCGAGTTCGGAGTTCTGGTCCTGGCGACGTTCGTGACCCGCTTCGTCGACATGGTCATCGGCGACCTCGGAACGGCCTCTGCCATCATCCAGCGCCAGGATCTGGGCGAGGACGAATACTCGACGATCTTCTGGTTCAACGCAGCCGTGGGCATGGTCCTCACGGTGCTGGGAGTGATCGCCGCTCCGTTCATGGGCCCGGTGTTCGGCAGCGATAGGTCTGCCGAGGTCTTCCAGGTCGCCGTGTTGGCCTTCACGATCGCAGGCTTTGGCATGGTGCCCCAGGCCTTGTTGCGCAAGGGGCTGCGCTTCAACCAGTTGGTCAAGGTCGATCTGGTGGTCGTGGTCGTGACCACCACCGTTGCCTTGGCGGGCGCTGCGGCCGGATGGGGAGTGTGGGCACTGGTGATCTCGAACCTGGCCGGCGGTATCGCCAACACCGCCGGGGTCTGGGGTACCTCAGGTTTCAGGCCCCGAAGGGTGTACCGGGTCGAGCACCTCAGAACCGTCCGCTCGTACTCGGCCAACCTGTCGTTGTTCAGGTTCGTGAGCTTCTTTTCGATGTTCGGCGATCGCTTCCTGGTGGGGCGTGTCTTGGGCGAGCGGGCCGCAGGCCTTTACACCCAACCCAACCGTCTCAACCAGGTTCCTCTGGAAGTGACCGCCGTGATGTACAGGCGCGTTCTCTTCCCGTCTCTGTCAAAGATGCAAGACGACCTCGCCCGGATGCGAAAGAGCTACCTGCGAACCGTCGGAGCCGTGGTTACGGCCGGTGCTCCTGTGTATGTGGCGATGATCGTTCTGGCCGAACCCTTGGTGCTGGCGCTACTCGACGAGAAGTGGACAGATGCAATCCCTCTGGTTCCGATCATCTCGGGTGTAGGCCTGATGCAACTGGTCAGCAACTCGACCTCGATAGTGCTGCAGGCCAAGGGCCGCGCCGATCTGCTGCTGAAGCGTGAGTTCGTCGTGTTCGCGGTGCTCGGCACCGGCTATGGCATTGGCTTGACCCGCGGGGTGGAAGGGGTGGCCTGGGGTTACATGATCGCAGTCGGATTCCTGCTGTTGCCCACCCTCGAACTGTCGTTGCGCCAGATCGAGCAATCGATGGTGGGGTTCTGGGTCAACCTCTGGAGGCAGCTGGCGGCGATCGGCTGCCAGTTCGTGGTGACTTGGTACGTGGCAGACCAGATCGCAGACGGGGCGCACTGGACGAAGCTGATCGTGGCGACCGGGGCGGGCGTGCTGTCCTACCTGTTGGTACTGGTCGTCTCCAGAGACCGACACCTGGGCGAGCTGCTGTCGATGGGGGCACCCGCTCTCGGCAGGTGGTACAGCTCGAAGATCGTCAAGGAGGACCGGATTTGA
- a CDS encoding glycosyltransferase family 2 protein: MGIDLEVWMSDSLVSIGLPVYNGADYLETAIENLLSQTHSEIELIIADNASTDRSLEIAQSAADRDARVRVLPAQENLGAAWNYNRAVESATGPYFKWAAHDDLCEPTYVERCVEALDADDGRVLAYPKTVIINEHGDRVRDYEDNLDIGHASASARAAALMWRVGLCNAVFGVIRTEALRDTAMIGLFDSSDVSLLAELALRGRFHEVPERLFLRRRHMGASRKANTDARSVAAWFGDSAKAGRSRSLLGGYAAAVRRWDAGPVEKAKAAAVFATVGPLTEIRWHLRNRRRTRAQS; the protein is encoded by the coding sequence ATGGGTATCGACTTGGAGGTTTGGATGTCGGATTCGCTGGTCTCGATCGGGTTGCCCGTCTACAACGGCGCCGATTACCTCGAAACAGCGATCGAGAACCTCTTGTCGCAAACTCACTCTGAGATCGAACTCATAATCGCGGACAACGCAAGCACCGACCGGTCGCTGGAAATCGCCCAGAGTGCCGCCGACCGCGACGCCAGAGTGCGAGTGCTCCCTGCGCAGGAGAATCTGGGGGCGGCATGGAACTACAACCGAGCGGTCGAGTCCGCCACCGGGCCCTATTTCAAATGGGCGGCTCACGACGACCTTTGCGAACCCACCTACGTCGAGCGCTGCGTCGAGGCCCTCGACGCCGACGACGGGAGGGTCCTGGCGTACCCGAAGACGGTCATCATCAACGAACACGGCGACCGAGTTCGCGACTACGAGGACAACCTCGACATCGGCCACGCGAGCGCCTCGGCCCGTGCAGCGGCACTGATGTGGCGAGTCGGGCTCTGCAACGCAGTCTTCGGAGTGATCCGAACCGAAGCGCTGCGCGACACGGCGATGATCGGGCTGTTCGACTCCTCTGACGTGTCCCTGTTGGCCGAGCTGGCCCTGCGAGGGCGGTTCCACGAGGTGCCTGAACGCCTGTTCCTTCGCCGACGACACATGGGCGCGTCGAGAAAGGCCAACACCGACGCTCGGTCGGTCGCAGCGTGGTTCGGCGACTCGGCCAAGGCCGGACGAAGCAGATCGTTGCTCGGCGGCTACGCCGCAGCTGTTCGTCGATGGGATGCGGGCCCAGTCGAGAAGGCAAAGGCGGCTGCGGTGTTTGCGACCGTAGGTCCGCTGACAGAGATTCGCTGGCATCTCAGGAACCGGCGCCGGACCCGTGCTCAGAGTTGA
- a CDS encoding NAD-dependent epimerase/dehydratase family protein, translating to MTNKDDLVVVAGGGGFIGGHLVKSLLDEGYTRVRSVDIKPKSEWYQVHPDVENLELDLTLRDNCMTALEGADDVYNLAADMGGMGFIETHKALCMLSVLISTHVLVAAQEQGVKRVFYSSSACVYNAEKQTSPDITALKEADAYPAMPEDGYGWEKLFSERMARHFREDFGLYTRVARFHNVYGPNGTYDGGREKAPAAMCRKVIEAKLSGNHEIEIWGDGEQTRSFMYIDDCTEGVRRLMESDVIEPINLGSDELVSINQLVSIVEDIAGITLKRNYKLDAPLGVRGRNSDNTMIQDLLGWAPSISLRDGMERTYRWIYDQMTAG from the coding sequence ATGACCAACAAGGACGATCTCGTTGTCGTTGCCGGCGGCGGCGGCTTCATCGGTGGGCACCTCGTCAAGAGCCTCCTCGACGAGGGCTACACCAGGGTGCGCTCTGTTGACATCAAGCCAAAGAGCGAGTGGTACCAGGTCCACCCCGATGTCGAGAACCTCGAGCTGGACCTGACCCTGCGCGACAACTGCATGACGGCACTCGAAGGCGCCGACGACGTCTACAACCTCGCCGCTGACATGGGCGGTATGGGTTTCATCGAAACCCACAAGGCCCTGTGCATGCTTTCGGTTCTGATCAGCACCCACGTTCTCGTGGCCGCACAAGAGCAGGGCGTCAAGCGGGTCTTCTACTCGTCGTCTGCGTGTGTCTACAACGCCGAGAAGCAGACGTCACCTGACATCACCGCGCTCAAGGAAGCCGACGCCTACCCCGCTATGCCCGAGGACGGCTATGGCTGGGAGAAGCTGTTCAGCGAGCGGATGGCGCGCCACTTCCGTGAGGACTTCGGCCTTTACACGCGCGTGGCCCGTTTCCACAACGTGTACGGCCCCAACGGTACCTACGACGGCGGCCGCGAGAAGGCCCCGGCGGCGATGTGTCGCAAGGTCATCGAGGCCAAGCTGTCGGGCAACCACGAGATCGAGATCTGGGGCGACGGGGAACAGACCCGCAGCTTCATGTACATCGATGATTGCACCGAGGGCGTGCGACGCTTGATGGAGAGCGACGTCATCGAGCCCATCAATCTGGGGTCGGACGAACTCGTCTCGATCAACCAGCTGGTCTCGATCGTCGAGGACATCGCCGGCATCACGCTGAAGCGCAACTACAAGCTGGACGCCCCGCTCGGGGTGCGCGGTCGCAACAGCGACAACACGATGATCCAGGATCTCCTGGGGTGGGCCCCGTCGATCTCGCTCAGGGACGGTATGGAGCGCACCTACAGGTGGATCTACGACCAGATGACTGCCGGCTAG
- a CDS encoding glycosyltransferase family 4 protein, with protein MHDYSGHPFQLQLSRALANRGHEVLHLYSSDFTTGQGATTVTEEDPDSLAIEPVGIGLQFAKYSPLRRTIHEVRYGLKLRKRVKRWGPDVIISSNTPLLSQAVLMSLVVTRRIPFVFWLQDVYSLLITEALAQRFGKVGHWVGALFGRLEAKMLRLSDAAVVITDDFRPILRRWKVDSSRVKTVPNWAPLEELPPTSRANAWATEFGLAGESPVFVYSGTIGHKHRPDLLLALADALPDATVLVVSEGPGADWLRKQNDQKRRSNLRVVPFQPYERLPEVLGSADVLVAVLEPDAGVYSVPSKVLSYLCAGRPILASMPMENLAARTILANNAGLVASPTDDDQFIAFGRELFEDADLRMLQGKAARSYAANAFDIDSIADQFIETVDSAVAVRATRNG; from the coding sequence GTGCACGACTACTCCGGCCACCCGTTTCAGCTGCAGCTGAGCCGCGCCCTGGCAAACCGGGGCCATGAGGTCCTCCATCTGTATTCCAGTGACTTCACGACCGGACAAGGTGCTACGACCGTCACAGAAGAAGATCCGGATTCACTGGCGATCGAGCCGGTAGGCATCGGGCTGCAGTTTGCGAAGTACAGCCCGCTTCGCAGGACGATCCACGAGGTCCGCTACGGCTTGAAGCTTCGCAAGCGTGTGAAGCGCTGGGGCCCCGACGTGATCATTTCGTCTAACACCCCTCTGCTTTCGCAAGCCGTGTTGATGTCGCTCGTCGTGACACGGCGTATCCCGTTCGTCTTTTGGCTCCAAGACGTCTACAGCCTGCTGATCACCGAGGCGTTGGCCCAGCGGTTCGGCAAGGTGGGTCACTGGGTGGGCGCCTTGTTCGGCCGTCTCGAGGCCAAGATGCTGAGACTCTCGGACGCAGCAGTGGTCATCACCGATGACTTCCGCCCGATCCTGAGGCGCTGGAAGGTCGACTCGAGCCGAGTCAAGACCGTGCCGAACTGGGCGCCGCTCGAAGAGCTGCCGCCGACCTCTCGAGCCAATGCATGGGCGACCGAGTTCGGTCTTGCCGGCGAGTCGCCGGTGTTCGTGTACAGCGGGACGATAGGCCACAAACACCGCCCGGACCTTCTGCTGGCCTTGGCTGATGCGCTTCCGGATGCGACGGTTCTGGTGGTCTCGGAAGGTCCCGGGGCAGATTGGCTCCGCAAGCAGAACGACCAGAAGCGTCGTTCGAACCTGAGGGTCGTGCCCTTCCAACCCTACGAAAGGTTGCCCGAGGTCTTGGGCTCGGCAGACGTACTCGTCGCGGTGCTGGAACCGGACGCGGGCGTCTACTCTGTGCCCTCGAAGGTGCTCTCTTATCTCTGCGCAGGTCGCCCGATCCTTGCCTCCATGCCAATGGAGAATCTGGCCGCCCGGACGATTCTGGCCAACAACGCCGGCCTTGTTGCATCTCCCACCGACGATGATCAGTTCATTGCCTTCGGGCGGGAGCTGTTCGAAGACGCCGACCTGAGGATGCTCCAGGGCAAGGCTGCTCGCTCCTACGCAGCGAATGCTTTCGATATCGATTCGATTGCCGACCAATTCATCGAGACAGTGGACTCAGCCGTCGCAGTCAGGGCGACGAGAAACGGATAA
- a CDS encoding glycosyltransferase, translating to MILWLSGVSPVGVDSGLALYSSGLAGAVASCGHSIAAIGLGRSGRIRDVDWTGVDSPMCSRLSTLRSPNPYIAARLDTEAHRRAIIEVLDRKPRFVVFDHLMSAWALDLVAERIHPDHTKLVHVSHNDEHLVRTRWARGIPVTSPKGIYLRFDARRASRLQRRLLDSVELVSAITDVDSQTMGRRHPRPSYIVLTPGADAPPAAGDPPPLAERPRSVVLLGSLDWEAKRQNVIEVVESLDQQLAQAGIGLSVVGGGDDEFVASQQGRWKATKFTGRVDDLDAELARHRIGLVAEPIGGGFKLKSLDYINRGLPMLVLDGSMSGTGLEPGRHYRSVSALKDMSKAIVESIDDAETLETLASAAAVDCAGRFDWSARGHQFSAALETLGVD from the coding sequence ATGATCCTCTGGTTGTCAGGCGTGTCACCGGTCGGCGTCGACTCGGGTCTTGCTCTCTACTCTTCGGGACTGGCCGGAGCGGTGGCGTCGTGCGGCCATTCGATTGCGGCCATCGGTCTGGGTCGCTCCGGGCGAATTCGTGACGTGGACTGGACCGGCGTCGACTCGCCGATGTGCTCTCGGCTCTCGACGCTCAGGTCCCCGAATCCATACATCGCCGCCCGTCTCGACACCGAGGCTCACCGACGGGCGATCATCGAGGTGCTGGATCGCAAGCCACGCTTCGTCGTCTTTGACCATCTCATGTCGGCTTGGGCCCTCGACCTCGTAGCCGAGCGGATCCACCCGGACCACACCAAGCTGGTTCACGTATCCCACAACGACGAGCACCTGGTTCGCACGCGTTGGGCCCGAGGCATACCGGTTACCAGTCCAAAGGGTATCTACCTCAGATTCGACGCCAGGCGGGCTTCGCGGCTCCAGCGACGGCTGCTCGACTCGGTCGAGCTCGTCTCGGCCATAACCGATGTCGACAGCCAGACCATGGGCCGGCGTCACCCGCGGCCGAGCTACATCGTGTTGACTCCGGGCGCCGACGCCCCACCGGCTGCAGGCGACCCACCTCCGTTGGCCGAGCGGCCCCGCTCGGTGGTTCTCTTGGGCTCACTCGACTGGGAAGCCAAGCGCCAGAACGTGATCGAGGTCGTCGAGAGTCTCGACCAGCAGCTGGCACAGGCGGGCATCGGGCTAAGTGTCGTCGGGGGAGGCGACGACGAATTCGTCGCTTCCCAGCAAGGCCGGTGGAAGGCAACGAAGTTCACCGGTCGCGTCGACGATCTCGATGCGGAGCTGGCACGCCACCGGATAGGCCTGGTCGCCGAACCCATCGGCGGAGGTTTCAAGTTGAAGAGTCTCGACTACATCAACCGGGGACTGCCCATGCTGGTTCTCGACGGTTCGATGTCTGGGACGGGCCTCGAACCCGGCAGGCACTATCGAAGCGTGAGCGCCCTGAAAGACATGTCGAAGGCGATCGTTGAATCGATCGACGATGCCGAAACTCTCGAGACACTGGCAAGTGCAGCAGCGGTCGATTGTGCGGGTCGGTTCGACTGGTCAGCCAGAGGACATCAGTTCTCGGCCGCACTCGAAACCCTTGGTGTCGATTGA